A single Alcanivorax borkumensis SK2 DNA region contains:
- the ilvC gene encoding ketol-acid reductoisomerase: MQVYYDKDCDLSIIQGKKVAILGYGSQGHAHACNLKDSGVDVVVGLRTGSTSIAKAEAHGLSVTDVPSAVAAADVVMVLTPDEFQAHLYKSDIEPNLKEGATLAFAHGFAIHYNQIVPRADLDVIMIAPKAPGHTVRTEFTKGGGIPDLIAIFQDASGSAKELALSYACGVGGGRTGIIETTFKDETETDLFGEQAVLCGGAVELVKAGFETLTEAGYAPEMAYFECLHELKLIVDLMYEGGIANMNYSISNNAEYGEYVTGPEVINDESRAAMRNALKRIQSGEYAKMFIAEGAHNYPSMTAARRNNAAHPIEQVGEKLRGMMPWIQANQIVDKTKN, from the coding sequence ATGCAAGTGTATTACGACAAGGATTGCGACCTTTCCATTATCCAAGGCAAGAAAGTAGCCATTCTCGGTTACGGCTCTCAAGGCCATGCCCACGCCTGTAACCTGAAAGATTCCGGTGTAGACGTCGTTGTCGGGCTGCGTACTGGTTCTACTTCCATTGCCAAAGCTGAAGCCCATGGCCTTAGCGTAACTGACGTACCCTCCGCCGTTGCCGCCGCTGACGTGGTAATGGTGCTGACGCCTGATGAGTTCCAGGCGCACCTGTACAAGTCCGACATTGAGCCGAACCTGAAAGAGGGGGCTACCTTGGCCTTCGCGCACGGCTTTGCTATTCACTACAATCAGATCGTACCGCGTGCGGACCTGGACGTGATCATGATCGCTCCTAAAGCGCCGGGCCACACTGTGCGCACTGAGTTCACCAAGGGTGGCGGTATCCCCGACCTGATCGCGATTTTCCAAGACGCGTCCGGCAGCGCTAAAGAACTGGCTCTTTCCTATGCCTGTGGTGTGGGCGGAGGCCGTACCGGTATCATCGAAACTACGTTCAAGGACGAAACTGAAACCGACTTGTTCGGCGAGCAGGCGGTACTGTGTGGTGGGGCTGTTGAGCTGGTGAAGGCGGGCTTCGAAACCCTGACCGAAGCGGGTTACGCGCCAGAAATGGCGTATTTCGAGTGTCTTCACGAGCTTAAGCTGATTGTTGATCTGATGTACGAAGGTGGCATCGCTAACATGAACTACTCCATCTCCAATAATGCGGAGTACGGTGAGTATGTGACGGGCCCAGAAGTGATCAACGATGAGTCTCGTGCCGCCATGCGCAATGCGCTCAAGCGTATCCAAAGTGGCGAATACGCAAAAATGTTTATTGCTGAAGGCGCGCATAACTACCCGTCCATGACTGCGGCGCGTCGTAACAATGCGGCGCACCCCATCGAGCAGGTGGGTGAGAAGTTACGTGGCATGATGCCGTGGATCCAGGCGAACCAGATCGTAGACAAAACCAAGAACTAA
- the pssA gene encoding CDP-diacylglycerol--serine O-phosphatidyltransferase, protein MQDNDKTAATDTQDTFEVVEAEYRTGTRHKGVYLLPNLFTTAALFAGFYAIVAAMNGHFENAALGIIIAGILDGMDGGVARMTNTQSKFGAEYDSLSDCVAFGVAPGLVAYAWALSGLGKFGWVAAFIYVACAALRLARFNVQAESTDKRFFIGLPSPTGAGLVATLVWLGASRGIEGADISWLVAIVVGGAGLLMVSSVKYHSFKEFHIGRVPFKMLLGVIIAFAIVFLDPPLVLLGVAVTYVAAGLLMTLWQLRKH, encoded by the coding sequence ATGCAGGATAACGACAAGACAGCAGCGACGGACACTCAAGACACATTTGAAGTGGTTGAAGCTGAGTATCGAACAGGGACTCGCCACAAGGGCGTGTACCTACTGCCCAATCTGTTTACCACAGCGGCCTTGTTCGCCGGCTTCTACGCCATTGTGGCTGCGATGAATGGGCATTTCGAAAATGCCGCTTTGGGGATCATCATTGCCGGTATCCTTGACGGGATGGATGGCGGTGTGGCGAGAATGACCAACACCCAAAGTAAGTTCGGAGCGGAGTATGACTCGCTGTCAGACTGCGTGGCTTTTGGCGTGGCTCCGGGACTGGTGGCTTATGCTTGGGCGCTATCAGGGCTGGGTAAGTTTGGTTGGGTGGCGGCCTTTATCTATGTGGCCTGCGCTGCTTTGCGCCTAGCTCGGTTCAATGTACAGGCGGAAAGCACGGATAAACGCTTTTTTATCGGTTTGCCTAGCCCTACCGGAGCGGGGTTGGTGGCGACGCTTGTCTGGCTGGGAGCTAGTCGTGGCATTGAGGGGGCGGATATTTCCTGGCTAGTGGCCATTGTGGTTGGGGGTGCCGGTTTGCTGATGGTGTCGTCAGTGAAGTACCACTCTTTTAAAGAATTCCATATTGGCAGAGTCCCCTTCAAGATGCTTCTTGGGGTGATTATTGCTTTTGCCATTGTCTTTTTGGACCCCCCGTTAGTGTTGTTGGGGGTAGCAGTGACCTATGTGGCCGCGGGTTTACTGATGACACTTTGGCAGCTGCGTAAACATTAG